The stretch of DNA catcaagcctctgaggcatcccatcatatcatctcggccactgtgggcaaaatcatcaacatataccagctgatcaggtggtggtgcgtatataacgccataacttttttccatatcccatatgcatataatataacgccatctagtcatgggtcaatgtacatgtataaatgcatgaaatgcgtaagaaatatgttaataagattttctcgaaaTGCCATAGAAATAATATGCCTgttggataaattttatcaaatacgtgtTTTTCTTATACCCATGAacagaatatataataataattcacatggggaatcaagaatatagacacctgtaatatttctatgaatagagtcatttctagaaattatgcatttgctcatttcgtttgtatcatattgatcatgccaaaaagaaagaagggatagccttaacatacctgagtcgattttcTTGACactcctctaacacacgttaactGTGACAAAACACAGAACATGTTGTATGAAAAGCTCATTGCTTATGCAAATATTATCTTGGCCGAACCTCTCCTTGAGTAACTATGAGAAGCTTGAATTAAGCTCTTTAGAACATGACGTTAAAAGGTATGGAAAGTTTTGTTGAACTTTGAGCAGATTAAGATGGTCATTCCTAACAGAAGCTTTAAGAGAAATTACGTTAATGAAGTTATGGAAAGTGTTTGTGAGAATTCTTTCATAGAACATTGTAGTTATTATTCAACTCTCTTTAGGTGGCCCCACAATTAAGCTTGGTGTCCCACTTCTTTCTCAAAGTGTGAAACCTTACAATCTGTAATGCTTAGTCATTTAAGTGTAAAGGATGATTGCCACGTTGGGAGGGGGGTTAAATCTTATcccattttttaattaattacccaataattaattaattacccatataattaagaattatctcgacttacataaaatactacacacttttaatacactttacatATCCTACTATCGTGGTCgtggggtaccttgtatggcattagtccataaatgttgggtattatagctcgaaccAACCTTTAACGatactcattttctttgattcgtttaccctttatccttcatggcacttacttatctctcattataaatagcataaatgcatataatctcaagataatcttatccccgagcttacgtcgattaacttatgatgaaactttattggaagaaaacgcgagatgtaacatccttccgcccctagaaacattcgtcctcgaacgtttaATTCCCTGGGATCTATATAACTTTGGTAGAGTCGCCTTTTTAACAATACTACTGCCAACTCTTCCTGTAGAAAATCAATAATGTAACGCCACAtaggaccacaatcatcaataacgacaatgtcctcacacgaccaatgataataattaacacaagaatccatacacgtaccttaaggttgtgatgtctcggTCGGACCCTTCTCTGGAGGAGGAAAAAAGTAgggatatctagacttcatgtcttcctcggcctcccaagtcatttcttccacattgttgtttctccaaagtacttttacCAAAGCTACGTATTtggttctcaatctccgaacctgtctgtctaatatagcaatgggagtttcttcatatgatagttGCTCTGTGACTTGAACGTCGCCAACTGACATGATTCTGGAAGGATCCCTGATACATttatggagcatagacacatgaaaaactggttgtacagactccaagtccgAAGTCAAGTCTAACttatatgctacctggcctaccttgcgtatgatcctatatggtccaatgtacaaAGGCCTAAGTTTTCCTTTCTATAACACCTTTCATtagtgatacctttaggaatacccagtcgtcaacctgaaactctaagtctcgccgtcgattatccgcataagacttctgacggctttgagctgctaatagcctttcctgtataatcTTAATTTTATCGATTGCTTGTTGTACcaattctggtcctactaacgtagtttccccaacatcaaaccaccctataggcgaACTACACTTCCGTCCATAaagagcttcatatggagccatctgaatactagaatGGTATCTATTATtttatgcgaactcaataagcggcagatgatcatcccagctacctttgaagtctatcacacaagctcgtaacatatcctcaagtatcTGTATAGTACGCTCAGcatgtccgtctgtctggggatgaaaagttatactaagacttacctaagtccccaatccttttgggaaggacctccagaagttatctataaattgagctcctctatccgagataatagatacaggGATACCATgtagtcgtactatctccttaatataaagccttgcataatcctctacggaatatgtagtcctaacgggcagaaaatgggctgactttgtaagcctatcaacaatcacccatatcgaatcgaacttacgctgagTACGAGGTAAACCTAGGATGAAATCTATTTtgattacttcccatttccaagtcggaataaCCATAGCctacaataatccaccgggtttttgatgTTTAATCTTAACCTGTTGACAGTTAGGACACTGAGAAACAAACTCTGCAACAGGATACATCTTTGTCAGGATACATCTTTGTCAttcctggatggatagaataacgagaatattgagtttctcccataacctgccgacgtagccctgcaacattagggacacataatcgtccttggtatctgaggaccccatcttctgtAATTTCAAACGGTGTCTTCTCCTTATGAGGGGTAGTATCCCTATGATGaactaacacaggatcctcgtactgTCGTTCCATTACtttagttactaaagaggatgttgttgtATCCTGAATAGTAATTACAATATCACATAAGTCTAGTAACtaaactccaagactagctagatgacgaatctcatgggctattccccTTATTTCTGGCTATAAATctgacaggctacccatagatctacggctgagggcgtcggctactacatttgccttccccggatggtataaaatatcaacgtcatagcctttaagtagctccaaccatctcctttgatgTAAATTCAAtttcttttgcttgaagatatactggaggctcttatgatccatatagatatcaacataaatgctatacaagtagtgcctccacatctttagtgcatgaattacTATGGCTAACTCTAAattgtgggtcgggtaattcttctcgtgctttcttagttgtctataAGCATAAGCTACAAACTTATCATGCTGCATCAGCACACAACCCAATCTAATgcctgaagcatcacaatagataacataaccatcggtcccttctaGGAGTATTAGAACCGGTGCAGAAGTCAatttgtccttcaatgcctggaaactccgttcgcaagcatccatccattgaaactttgctcccttttgagtcaactttgtcaaaggtgctgaaagggaagaaaatccctttacaaatctcctataataacctgccaaaccgagaaagctacgaacctccgtcggtgtcgtgggtctaggccaagtctttactgcctcaatcttttgtgtatcaacccggatatcTTCACTCGAaatgatatgcccaaggaaagctatagagttcaaccagaattcacatttagagaaatttgcatacaacttccctttttgtagaactctgagcacaatACGCAAATGATCttcatgctcagcctctgaacgagaatacaccaatatatcattgataaatacaattacgaaCATATCTAAAAAGGGCCTGAACACATGATTCATCACATCcatgaatattgctggggcattggtcaaaccgaatgacataacacgaaactcaaagtgcccgtatctagTCCTGAATGTTGTCATCGTAATATATTCCTCCTTAACCCTTACTTGATGGTtcccggacctcaagtctatctttgaaaaacacttggcaccttgcaactgatcaaataaatcatcaatcctcgggagcgggtatttattcttgattgtcaccttattcaactgtctataatcaatacacattcgtaaGGAACCatttttcttcctcacaaataacacaggtgctccccacggtgatgtactaggtttgataaagcctttttcaagcaagtcctttagttgttcctttaactctttcagctctgcgggggccattctatagggaggaatagatattggatgagcatctggtagtaggtcaatagcaaactcaatttctcgctctggcggaAGACTCAGAAACTCATCAGGAAAACATCGAGAAACTCAATAACCACAAGGATGgactgaatggttggtgactctacttccaCATCCTGAACCCAAACTACGTGATAAATACATCCCTttatgatcatcttccttgccttgagaaaGGAACAaaatctacctctcggcgatgccgtaTTATCTTTCCACTCCAAAACAGGCTCCACTAGAAATTGAAATCGGactatctttgatctacaatcaacgttggcatgacaagaagccaaccaatccatacccattataaaaTCAAATTCTACTATATCTAACTCAATAAGGTCCGCTACGGTAGATCGACTAGGAACCAATATTATACAACCCCTATGTACTTGCTTAGCTACCACTgagtccccaacaggtgtagacacctcaaaaggtttgaccaattcaggttttattccaaacttactagaaaccaacggagtaacatatgataaggtagaaccTGGGTTAatcagtgcatatacatcatatgagaagactgataatatacctgtaacaacatcaggcgATGACTCCTGATCCTAGCGTCTTGCcaatgcataaatgcggttctgaggaccgctcgagctagatgctccacctctgcctctaccacgactcaTTGGTTCTTCTGAACCTTGCATAGGGCGGCATACTGATGATGACAAACCAGCTACAGATCTCGTTGGCTGAGCtatgcttgcatcacctctcGTCGTACAGTCCTTCGTGGCCCaaataaccacaagtataacaaacaccctaCCCCGTACGGCACTGCCCAGCATGCtacttaccacactgagcacatcgtggcaagggcggcctcatctaACTTAACTCACCCCTAGACTGAGAACCTGAGGTCCTGAAATTCTGAccaggccctgaatatgtggaacgataaAATCTCTTATCACTAAACTCGGGGGGTGTGCTAGCCGATGGGTAGGCTGGATACCTTGGGTATTGTGGTctttgaccacctcgaaactcaccagaaggacccaaAGACCTCGCTCTCTTATTTTGGTCCCTATCTgtctcacgatcggccctctacttctgcttacgctcctctacaccctgagcgtatgcctgaataagAGAAATATCCATATTTGGATGAAGTGAGATTGGCGTACAATCGTTAAGCAAGTGCGGCTCTAatcccatcacgaaccggtgaacccgatcttccatcttagatacaatagtgggaTAATACCTAGCCAACtaatcaactctggcccgtctaagctctggtggtagatacactcatgttaccctgctgaagggtcaagaacctatcaactctggcccgtctaagctctggtggtagataatgatgaagaaaagaTTATGTAAACTCCTTCTATACTGatggaggggcatcctcacctctggaccattcccaagactcgtaccaatcaACTGCAACATCttggagtctataggaagctagctcaactgactcagtcacaGCGCCCTTCATTACCCTCAACATCCTCTgcattctatcaataaatacATGAGGGTCTTCATTTGGATCCGCCTCCTTGAATACCGGAGGGTCTTAATTAATGAAACaacgaaccctcgcactgacagacctatctgcatgaccaatacctacttcctgatGTCGAGCCTGTGTGGCTACTAATCGAGTTACtagctgaatagcatctctcatctcctgacccggtgcatccAGCTGAGGGGCTAAACGTATAGGACcaggcgctggagctggtgcccctcggagctctactggagagggcggggtatgtgaagtctgagatggaatctcaatATAAGACTCTCCGTGAGCCCTGGTCACTCATGGCGCTCGACTAGTAATcgctgaaaatataacatatcgttaggaacaTGAATTATTATATCTCACGATCTAACATAAAAAGAGAATGATAATATCCTATATCTCTTATAGCCTCATAtatataagtgtggtgcacaacacacccataaacaagactctactagacacgttctgtagacaaccctaggacagaactactctgataccacttttgtcacgacccaaaccgatgggccgtgacgggtgCCCGAATCCTACATGTCGAACATCCTTAAGCATGCATTTatgatataaacatgaataacatacgtgagggaaACCTatccaaaagatatatatatatatacggaatacggTGGGATGAGCCGGCAAGAttactatagacaactatatacccaAAGCTGGAATCCCACAAGGCCGCATACTAACCgactatacataactgtctacagacctctattagAAATACAACTATACAAATACAGGACTGAtccacgtcatacccatatatgtatacaagcatatcgtaccaaaatcaaaagcagctacGGATCAGGTGGcgcacgccaactctcgctgatcaaggatcctaagaagggggaccatcAGATTGCCTACctacacctgcgggcatgaaacacaggccCTAGGAAATTGGGCGTCAGTACGaaaaatgtactgagtatgtaaggcatgaaaatcagtacataaaagacatagatgaaacatggaataaagaattccgcATGTACGTCTAAATAACTTTATAATTCCTGAAACATTtaaaatgtcatgcatatgcctGTACATGTCGtttcatgcataggtataggtgtacataacatcatctagcctctaagggcatcccatcatatcatttcggccactgtaagaaaaatcatcaacatataccagctgatcaggtggtggtgcgtatataatgccataaccttttcccatatcccatatatataatatacgcgtatataactccatctggtcgtgggtcaatgtacatgtataaatgcatgaaatgcataagaaatactttaataagattttctcggaatgtcataaataTAATATGCATGTcgtataaattttattaaatacgtatttttctgagacccatgaacagaagatataataataattcacatggggaatcaagaatatagacacccctaatatttctatgaatagagtcatttatggaaattgtgcatttgctcgtttcgtttgtatcgtattgatcatgccaaaaagaaagaaaggatagtCTTAACATAGCTGAGTCGATTTTCTTGACACTCCtataacacacgttaattgcgacaaagtACGAAATACGTTGTATGAAAAGCTCGTTGCTTATGCAAAGATTAACTTGGTCGAACTCTCCTTGAGTAACTATGAGAAGCTTGAATTAAGCTCTTTAGAGCATGACGTTAAAAGGTATGGAAAGTTTTGTTGAACTTTGAAGAGATTAAGATGGTCATTCCTAATAGAAGCTTTAAGAGAAATTACGTTAATGAAGTTATGGAAAGTGTTTGTGTGAATTCTTTCATAAGACATTGTAGTTATTATTCAACTCTTTTTAGGTGGCCCCACAATTAAGCTTGGTGTCACACTACTTTCTCAAAGTGTGACACCTTACAATATTTAATGCTTAGTCATTTAAGTGTAAATGATGATTTCCACGTTGGGGGGGGGGGTAaatcataattaatcaattacccacataattaagaattatcttgacttacttaaaatactactcacttttaatacactttacgtATACTACAATACTTTTAACGTCGGGTAttgtagctcggaccgtattttctcccaaatcgacaaccttcaacgaaactcattttctttgattcgtttaacctttatccttcatggcacttacttatcgctcgttataaatagcataaatacgtataacctcaagataatctcatccccgagcttatgtcgattaacttacgacgaaactttaacgtacgaaaatgcgagatgtaatagGACATGTCAGCATtatactttcagagcatagacacatggaaaaccggatgaacccctgatagactgggaggcaaagcaagttcataagcaacctccccaactcgtcttaaCACCttaaatggacctataaaccttgggctcaacttgcccttcttcccgaacctcatgattccttTAATCGGTGACACTTTAGAGAGAACCTTATCGCCctacataaatgataaatcacacacCTTTCGAtctgtgtaactcttctgtctggactgtgttgtgcgaagtTGCTCCTGGatcaacttcactttctccaaggcatccttcactaaaccagtaccatataacctagcctcgttgGGGTCAAACCATCCGATTGGCGAATGACATTgtcgaccatacaaagcctcaaatggagacaTCTGAATGTTGAACTGCTAACTATTGTTATAAGCCAACTTGGccaaggcaagaatcgatcccactgccctccgaagtcaattaCACATGCTCTAAGCTTATCCTCCacgatctgaactgtccgctccgactgcctgtCGGTCtttggatgaaaggctgtgctgagctctacccgagtccccaactcactctgtactgccctccaaaactgcaaaGTAAATTGATggcctctatctaatatgatggaaacaggcacaccatgcaaccgaacaatctcttgaatgtaaatctgggccaatctctttgaagaatacgtagtcacaacaggaatgaagtatgccaacttggtcaacctgtcgacaatgacccaaaccacatcgaacttcctcaaagacCTCGgtagcccaactacgaagtccatagtgaggcgctcccatttccactcaaggataaccatctgctggagtaggccacctggcctcttgtgctcatacttaacttgctggcaattgaGGCACCtcactacatactcaactatgtccttcttcatctgcctccgccaataatgctgcctcaggtcacgatacatattTGTAGcccctagatgaatagaataccgagaattatGTGCCTCCTTTAGAATCTTCTTCCTCAagacatcaacattaggaacacataggcgaccctggagccgcagaacaccatcctcatcgATAACaacctccttggaaccaccttgtagtaccgtttctttgagaaccaacaagtgaaGATCGTCGAACTGACGAGCCTTAATCTGCTCGAATAATGAAGACCGAGCAACGACGCATGGAAGAACTCagttgggctctaaaatatccaaattCACTagtctattagccaaggactTAATGTCCAAAgataatggcctctcctctactaaaatgaatgctaaactacccatactctcagcctttctgctcaaggaatctgcaaccatatttgccttgcccggatgataaaggatggtaatatcatagtcctttagtagctcaaGCCACTTGCGCTGCCATAAATTTAGATCTCTCTGCTTGAATAAATGCTGCAAGTtgtgatgatcggtgtaaacctcacaggacaccccataaagataatgcctcccgatcttgagagcatgaactatcgcgaccAACTCTAAATCGTGCACGGGGTAAtttttctcgtggggcttcagctaaggcaaagcatatgtaataactcgcccctcctgtatTAATACACAACCAAGGCCAACGCGTGAAACATCGTAGTACACAATATACATTcctgaaccagaaggcaacactaaaaatggtgccatagtcaaagatgtcttgagcttttgaaagctcgcctcgcaatcatccgACCGCcagaacggggcacccttctgggtcaatctagtgaaaggtgctgcaatagatgagaagacTTCCACAAATcggcaataataacctgctaaccccaagaagctcatGATCTCGttcgttgtggtaggacgaggccaatgCTAAACTCCCTCGATCTTcctaggatctaccttaataccctttcctaatacaatatgtcccaagaatgccacagaattaATTAGAACTCAAACTTGGAGAACTTAGAATATAGcttctattcccgcaaggtctaaagcaccactctcaaatgccaCTCGTGCtactccatgctacgcgagtagatcaatatgtcatcaatgaagaaaatgacaaacgagtcaatatatggtcttaacacccagttcatcaaatcgaTAAATGTCGTCGGGGCATTAATCAAgccgaaagacatcactagaaactcataatgtccatatcTACTCTAGAAAGCcatcttcggaacatccaaatcacgtatcttcaactgatgataccccgatctcaagtcgatcttagagaacataCTGTCACCATAGAACAGgccaaacaaatcatcaatatgcggcaacgggtacttgttcttaatgataactttgttcaactggaagtaatcaatgcacatccgcatagtcccatctttcttcttcacgaacaatactggtgcaccgcaaggtgacacactcggtctaacgaaccccttggctagcaactcctcaagttgttctttcaactccttcaactctttcagagcCATGATGTATGGTGGAATATagataggctgggtatctggagccaaatcaatacaaaaatcgatatcacgatctggtagcatgcctggtagatcagaaggaaacacatcggagaactcccggaccacgggCACTAAATCAATTTCCATAAtttctgtagtagtatcccgaacataagctagataagccaaataacctttctcgaccatgtgtcgagcctttagaaaagagataacaagactagatgcactgacggatgaacccctccactccaatctaggcaacacCGGCATCACCAAGGTAACAATTTTAGCTTGCCAATCAAgtatggcatgatatggagacagccagtccatgcctaggatgaccttatagtcggtcatatcgagcaacagaagatccactctagtctcataaccgcAGAAAGTCAtgatacaggaccggtagatccgatccacaataacagaattgcCCACTAGCACGGACATATATacatgagtacccaaggactcatgaggaacacccagaaaatgagcaaatagagatgaaacatatgaatatgtagactctgaatcaaatagtaccgaagcatccctaccgcagatagagataatacatgtgatcatggcatctaaggccactgcatctggtctagctggaaaagcatagaacctagctggagcgccacctgactggcctccaccacTAGAACGGTCCCTACCCACCTGCTCTctgcctctgggcggccggacgaCTGGTGCGgtaactggtgcagtaatcataggTTGATAATGTTGTTGAACCGCCTTGCCCCGAAGtttgggacaaaacctcttcatgtggccaAGATTCCCCGCATTCGAAATAACTCCTCTAAACGGTGGACTGCTAACCTgaatctgaccctgatggcctgaatacctactagaggaaccctgaatagctggcgggAAGTAGGATCTCTCTAATGtggcactgaaatagggccgCACTTGAGCACCCTGAGAAGGCAGCGATGCTAGATATATGGGCCTCCTAGACtaacccctcacaaactgacctttGCCCCTAAACGGAGCACCACTGAACACTCCAGAATATCGAAACCACTTGTCGCTCGacatctgctctcggctccactgaggaacaccctcgatcctccgagttATCTCCACAGCCAGCTCGTAAGAAgttcccatctcaacctctcaggccatagtggcctggataccagagtgcaaacccacaacaaacctccacactctctctaCATCGGTGGGGAGTATCATAGGTGTATGGCGAGACTACTTATAGAATCTCGCCTAATAGTCGATCACCGACATCTAAccttgctggagctgctcgaactgaaatcgcaacGCTTTCCTTTGAGAGGGTGAAATATATCTATCCAAAAAGATACGTGTGAACTGGTCCAAAGTCAAGGGgggaacctgctggtctgccaagaagatatgACCACCACCATCTACGGTCCCTACCCTCCAGCTGagaggtggtaaagtccaccacGTGgtactctaatatcctcatgttgtgcagtctatccctataacgatcaataaagtcctgggggtcctcatgtcgctcacctccgaagataggatgtagcctggtccatctatccaataactTTTGCGGCTCGTCGGCCGTAGTTGGTCTGGGCTCAAGTATAGCCGCtacaactggctgagctccgccaACGGGTAGTGCGTCCGGGGTCTGATATATGGTAGTTGCATGccttggagcctgagcggtaggggtatgtgctccccctTCTGCCTATGATGTgactgggtctgctggaaataaactagcTTGAGTCATAGAAtctatgaaccgcagcatacggcccatgacctcctgaaatcctggtgcagacATGAAATCCACTATGGTCGGATCCACTGCAGgaacctcaccctgctcctcaataacaaGATCCT from Nicotiana tomentosiformis chromosome 11, ASM39032v3, whole genome shotgun sequence encodes:
- the LOC138901858 gene encoding uncharacterized protein, encoding MDWLSPYHAILDWQAKIVTLVMPVLPRLEWRGSSVSASSLVISFLKARHMVEKGYLAYLAYVRDTTTEIMEIDLVPVVREFSDVFPSDLPGMLPDRDIDFCIDLAPDTQPIYIPPYIMALKELKELKEQLEELLAKGFIKARQFDDLHLLVLKETVLQGGSKEVVIDEDGVLRLQGRLCVPNVDVLRKKILKEAHNSRYSIHLGATNMYRDLRQHYWRRQMKKDIVEYVVRCLNCQQVKYEHKRPGGLLQQMVILEWKWERLTMDFVVGLPRSLRKFDVVWVIVDRLTKLAYFIPVFWRAVQSELGTRVELSTAFHPKTDRQSERTVQIVEDKLRACMSPFEALYGRQCHSPIGWFDPNEARLYGTGLVKDALEKVKLIQEQLRTTQSRQKSYTDRKEADPNEDPHVFIDRMQRMLRVMKGAVTESVELASYRLQDVAVDWYESWEWSREAEHEDHLRIVLRVLQKGKLYANFSKCEFWLNSIAFLGHIISSEDIRVDTQKIEAVKTWPRPTTPTEALKDKLTSAPVLILLEGTDGYVIYCDASGIRLGCVLMQHDKFVAYAYRQLRKHEKNYPTHNLELAIVIHALKMWRHYLYSIYVDIYMDHKSLQYIFKQKKLNLHQRRWLELLKGYDVDILYHPGKANDTTTSSLVTKVMERQYEDPVLVHHRDTTPHKEKTPFEITEDGVLRYQGRLCVPNVAGLRRQVMGETQYSRYSIHPGMTKMYPDKDVSCCRVCFSVS